Proteins co-encoded in one Aptenodytes patagonicus chromosome 14, bAptPat1.pri.cur, whole genome shotgun sequence genomic window:
- the CTCFL gene encoding transcriptional repressor CTCFL isoform X4, producing the protein MQTGASVPPEWSLSPEEGEKHLLTLQTVCLKAEAEEEDLEGVCQITAHPQKSVVIAALAGAVVLQPVVQQGQGVLHNVPAGMAVSVREGICVFYDLGLTQINVLQEKGQAANSESKPTEKPPGMLLIEVDRDNDVIAFENKDQQLTSSEEGGGKELFFTLGETKSQSFKARDDLSDSYDEGKEQEYATPSEQTVVRNPKNLKFQICAPHREKGEKVFNCGLCTFTSLRLSSLNRHVKTHSDEKRHVCHLCLKAFRTATLLHNHVNVHTGTRPYKCSDCDMAFVTSGELSRHRRYKHTLEKPFKCSVCKYSSVEASKMKRHIRSHTGERPYACDLCSYASKDAYKLKRHMITHSGEKPYECYVCQAKFTQSGTMKIHMLQKHGEIVPKYQCPHCSTFIARRSDLGVHLRNLHSYMAVAIKCSYCEAVFHERYALIQHKKTHRNEKRFKCDQCSYACKQERRLIVHKRTHTGEKPFTCLCCSKSFRRKQLLTLHFRKHHDSNIKPTVYECPKCGKGYSLWLTWNCSKMSPL; encoded by the exons ATGCAGACGGGGGCAAGCGTCCCCCCAGAGTGGTCCCTGTCTCCTGAAGAGGGTGAAAAACACTTGCTGACACTACAGACAGTGTGCCTGAaggcagaggcagaggaagaggactTGGAGGGAGTCTGCCAGATAACTGCCCACCCGCAGAAGAGCGTGGTGATAGCGGCGCTGGCCGGGGCAGTTGTGCTGCAGCCTGTGGTGCAGCAGGGGCAGGGTGTGCTGCACAACGTGCCAGCAGGCATGGCTGTAAGTGTGAGGGAAGGTATCTGTGTTTTTTATGACTTAGGGCTGACGCAGATTAACGTTTTGCAAGAAAAAGGGCAAGCAGCGAATTCAGAAAGCAAGCCAACAGAGAAACCACCAGGCATGCTACTGATTGAG gttGACAGAGATAATGATGtcattgcatttgaaaataagGACCAGCAACTGACCTCGTCTgaagaggggggaggaaaggaactTTTTTTCACTCTTGGGGAAACAAAGAGCCAGAGCTTCAAAGCCAGAGATGATTTGTCAGACTCATACGATGAAGGTAAAGAGCAGGAATATGCAACTCCATCAGAACAAACAGTTGTAAGAAATCCCAAGAATCTAAAATTTCAGATTTGTGCTCCGCATCGGGAAAAAG GAGAGAAAGTTTTCAACTGTGGTTTGTGCACGTTCACCTCGCTCAGATTATCAAGTCTTAATCGTCATGTGAAAACCCATTCTGATGAGAAACGTCATGTGTGTCACCTCTGCCTTAAGGCTTTTCGTACAGCTACTCTCCTGCATAACCATGTGAATGTACATACAG GGACCAGACCCTATAAATGTAGTGACTGTGATATGGCATTTGTGACCAGTGGTGAGCTTTCACGACACAGGCGCTACAAGCATACTTTAGAAAAACCTTTCAAGTGTTCAGTGTGTAAATATTCTAGTGTAGAA GCAAGCAAAATGAAACGACATATTCGCTCACATACAGGAGAGCGTCCTTATGCCTGTGACCTTTGCAGTTATGCTAGCAAAGATGCATATAAACTGAAAAGGCACATGATAACTCATTCAG GTGAAAAACCCTATGAGTGTTATGTTTGCCAGGCCAAATTCACTCAAAGTGGTACCATGAAAATCCATATGTTACAGAAGCATGGAGAAATTGTGCCAAAGTACCAGTGTCCACATTGTAGTACCTTTATTGCACGAAGAAGTGACTTGG GTGTCCACTTGCGAAATCTGCATTCCTACATGGCAGTGGCAATTAAATGCAGTTACTGTGAAGCTGTTTTTCATGAGCGCTATGCTCTTATTCAGCACAAGAAGACTcatagaaatgaaaaaagattcaAATGTGATCAGTGCAGCTACGCATGTAAGCAG gaGCGACGCTTAATTGTACATAAACGAACCCATACTGGTGAGAAGCCCTTCACTTGCTTGTGCTGCAGTAAAAGCTTTCGACGGAAGCAGCTTCTCACTCTTCATTTTAGGAAGCACCATGATTCTAATATTAAGCCTACAGTTTATGAATGCCCTAAATGTGGTAAGGGCTATTCACTCTGG ttgACCTGGAATTGTTCCAAGATGTCTCCACTGTGA
- the CTCFL gene encoding transcriptional repressor CTCFL isoform X2 codes for MQTGASVPPEWSLSPEEGEKHLLTLQTVCLKAEAEEEDLEGVCQITAHPQKSVVIAALAGAVVLQPVVQQGQGVLHNVPAGMAVSVREGICVFYDLGLTQINVLQEKGQAANSESKPTEKPPGMLLIEVDRDNDVIAFENKDQQLTSSEEGGGKELFFTLGETKSQSFKARDDLSDSYDEGKEQEYATPSEQTVVRNPKNLKFQICAPHREKGEKVFNCGLCTFTSLRLSSLNRHVKTHSDEKRHVCHLCLKAFRTATLLHNHVNVHTGTRPYKCSDCDMAFVTSGELSRHRRYKHTLEKPFKCSVCKYSSVEASKMKRHIRSHTGERPYACDLCSYASKDAYKLKRHMITHSGEKPYECYVCQAKFTQSGTMKIHMLQKHGEIVPKYQCPHCSTFIARRSDLGVHLRNLHSYMAVAIKCSYCEAVFHERYALIQHKKTHRNEKRFKCDQCSYACKQERRLIVHKRTHTGEKPFTCLCCSKSFRRKQLLTLHFRKHHDSNIKPTVYECPKCVDLELFQDVSTVKNEHCASEIVPVLDGIETATPREQKTEMTCEMILNMMDK; via the exons ATGCAGACGGGGGCAAGCGTCCCCCCAGAGTGGTCCCTGTCTCCTGAAGAGGGTGAAAAACACTTGCTGACACTACAGACAGTGTGCCTGAaggcagaggcagaggaagaggactTGGAGGGAGTCTGCCAGATAACTGCCCACCCGCAGAAGAGCGTGGTGATAGCGGCGCTGGCCGGGGCAGTTGTGCTGCAGCCTGTGGTGCAGCAGGGGCAGGGTGTGCTGCACAACGTGCCAGCAGGCATGGCTGTAAGTGTGAGGGAAGGTATCTGTGTTTTTTATGACTTAGGGCTGACGCAGATTAACGTTTTGCAAGAAAAAGGGCAAGCAGCGAATTCAGAAAGCAAGCCAACAGAGAAACCACCAGGCATGCTACTGATTGAG gttGACAGAGATAATGATGtcattgcatttgaaaataagGACCAGCAACTGACCTCGTCTgaagaggggggaggaaaggaactTTTTTTCACTCTTGGGGAAACAAAGAGCCAGAGCTTCAAAGCCAGAGATGATTTGTCAGACTCATACGATGAAGGTAAAGAGCAGGAATATGCAACTCCATCAGAACAAACAGTTGTAAGAAATCCCAAGAATCTAAAATTTCAGATTTGTGCTCCGCATCGGGAAAAAG GAGAGAAAGTTTTCAACTGTGGTTTGTGCACGTTCACCTCGCTCAGATTATCAAGTCTTAATCGTCATGTGAAAACCCATTCTGATGAGAAACGTCATGTGTGTCACCTCTGCCTTAAGGCTTTTCGTACAGCTACTCTCCTGCATAACCATGTGAATGTACATACAG GGACCAGACCCTATAAATGTAGTGACTGTGATATGGCATTTGTGACCAGTGGTGAGCTTTCACGACACAGGCGCTACAAGCATACTTTAGAAAAACCTTTCAAGTGTTCAGTGTGTAAATATTCTAGTGTAGAA GCAAGCAAAATGAAACGACATATTCGCTCACATACAGGAGAGCGTCCTTATGCCTGTGACCTTTGCAGTTATGCTAGCAAAGATGCATATAAACTGAAAAGGCACATGATAACTCATTCAG GTGAAAAACCCTATGAGTGTTATGTTTGCCAGGCCAAATTCACTCAAAGTGGTACCATGAAAATCCATATGTTACAGAAGCATGGAGAAATTGTGCCAAAGTACCAGTGTCCACATTGTAGTACCTTTATTGCACGAAGAAGTGACTTGG GTGTCCACTTGCGAAATCTGCATTCCTACATGGCAGTGGCAATTAAATGCAGTTACTGTGAAGCTGTTTTTCATGAGCGCTATGCTCTTATTCAGCACAAGAAGACTcatagaaatgaaaaaagattcaAATGTGATCAGTGCAGCTACGCATGTAAGCAG gaGCGACGCTTAATTGTACATAAACGAACCCATACTGGTGAGAAGCCCTTCACTTGCTTGTGCTGCAGTAAAAGCTTTCGACGGAAGCAGCTTCTCACTCTTCATTTTAGGAAGCACCATGATTCTAATATTAAGCCTACAGTTTATGAATGCCCTAAATGTG ttgACCTGGAATTGTTCCAAGATGTCTCCACTGTGAAAAATGAACATTGCGCCAGTGAGATTGTTCCTGTTTTAGATGGAATAGAAACAGCAACTCCgagagaacagaaaacagaaatgacttGTGAAATGATTCTCAACATGATGGACAAATAA
- the CTCFL gene encoding transcriptional repressor CTCFL isoform X6, whose product MQTGASVPPEWSLSPEEGEKHLLTLQTVCLKAEAEEEDLEGVCQITAHPQKSVVIAALAGAVVLQPVVQQGQGVLHNVPAGMAVSVREGICVFYDLGLTQINVLQEKGQAANSESKPTEKPPGMLLIEVDRDNDVIAFENKDQQLTSSEEGGGKELFFTLGETKSQSFKARDDLSDSYDEGKEQEYATPSEQTVVRNPKNLKFQICAPHREKGEKVFNCGLCTFTSLRLSSLNRHVKTHSDEKRHVCHLCLKAFRTATLLHNHVNVHTGEKPYECYVCQAKFTQSGTMKIHMLQKHGEIVPKYQCPHCSTFIARRSDLEYFYGKYIHCFTGVHLRNLHSYMAVAIKCSYCEAVFHERYALIQHKKTHRNEKRFKCDQCSYACKQERRLIVHKRTHTGEKPFTCLCCSKSFRRKQLLTLHFRKHHDSNIKPTVYECPKCVDLELFQDVSTVKNEHCASEIVPVLDGIETATPREQKTEMTCEMILNMMDK is encoded by the exons ATGCAGACGGGGGCAAGCGTCCCCCCAGAGTGGTCCCTGTCTCCTGAAGAGGGTGAAAAACACTTGCTGACACTACAGACAGTGTGCCTGAaggcagaggcagaggaagaggactTGGAGGGAGTCTGCCAGATAACTGCCCACCCGCAGAAGAGCGTGGTGATAGCGGCGCTGGCCGGGGCAGTTGTGCTGCAGCCTGTGGTGCAGCAGGGGCAGGGTGTGCTGCACAACGTGCCAGCAGGCATGGCTGTAAGTGTGAGGGAAGGTATCTGTGTTTTTTATGACTTAGGGCTGACGCAGATTAACGTTTTGCAAGAAAAAGGGCAAGCAGCGAATTCAGAAAGCAAGCCAACAGAGAAACCACCAGGCATGCTACTGATTGAG gttGACAGAGATAATGATGtcattgcatttgaaaataagGACCAGCAACTGACCTCGTCTgaagaggggggaggaaaggaactTTTTTTCACTCTTGGGGAAACAAAGAGCCAGAGCTTCAAAGCCAGAGATGATTTGTCAGACTCATACGATGAAGGTAAAGAGCAGGAATATGCAACTCCATCAGAACAAACAGTTGTAAGAAATCCCAAGAATCTAAAATTTCAGATTTGTGCTCCGCATCGGGAAAAAG GAGAGAAAGTTTTCAACTGTGGTTTGTGCACGTTCACCTCGCTCAGATTATCAAGTCTTAATCGTCATGTGAAAACCCATTCTGATGAGAAACGTCATGTGTGTCACCTCTGCCTTAAGGCTTTTCGTACAGCTACTCTCCTGCATAACCATGTGAATGTACATACAG GTGAAAAACCCTATGAGTGTTATGTTTGCCAGGCCAAATTCACTCAAAGTGGTACCATGAAAATCCATATGTTACAGAAGCATGGAGAAATTGTGCCAAAGTACCAGTGTCCACATTGTAGTACCTTTATTGCACGAAGAAGTGACTTGG AATATTTCTATGGAAAGTATATTCATTGTTTTACAG GTGTCCACTTGCGAAATCTGCATTCCTACATGGCAGTGGCAATTAAATGCAGTTACTGTGAAGCTGTTTTTCATGAGCGCTATGCTCTTATTCAGCACAAGAAGACTcatagaaatgaaaaaagattcaAATGTGATCAGTGCAGCTACGCATGTAAGCAG gaGCGACGCTTAATTGTACATAAACGAACCCATACTGGTGAGAAGCCCTTCACTTGCTTGTGCTGCAGTAAAAGCTTTCGACGGAAGCAGCTTCTCACTCTTCATTTTAGGAAGCACCATGATTCTAATATTAAGCCTACAGTTTATGAATGCCCTAAATGTG ttgACCTGGAATTGTTCCAAGATGTCTCCACTGTGAAAAATGAACATTGCGCCAGTGAGATTGTTCCTGTTTTAGATGGAATAGAAACAGCAACTCCgagagaacagaaaacagaaatgacttGTGAAATGATTCTCAACATGATGGACAAATAA
- the CTCFL gene encoding transcriptional repressor CTCFL isoform X3 yields the protein MQTGASVPPEWSLSPEEGEKHLLTLQTVCLKAEAEEEDLEGVCQITAHPQKSVVIAALAGAVVLQPVVQQGQGVLHNVPAGMAVSVREGICVFYDLGLTQINVLQEKGQAANSESKPTEKPPGMLLIEVDRDNDVIAFENKDQQLTSSEEGGGKELFFTLGETKSQSFKARDDLSDSYDEGKEQEYATPSEQTVVRNPKNLKFQICAPHREKGEKVFNCGLCTFTSLRLSSLNRHVKTHSDEKRHVCHLCLKAFRTATLLHNHVNVHTGTRPYKCSDCDMAFVTSGELSRHRRYKHTLEKPFKCSVCKYSSVEASKMKRHIRSHTGERPYACDLCSYASKDAYKLKRHMITHSGEKPYECYVCQAKFTQSGTMKIHMLQKHGEIVPKYQCPHCSTFIARRSDLEYFYGKYIHCFTGVHLRNLHSYMAVAIKCSYCEAVFHERYALIQHKKTHRNEKRFKCDQCSYACKQERRLIVHKRTHTGEKPFTCLCCSKSFRRKQLLTLHFRKHHDSNIKPTVYECPKCGKGYSLWLTWNCSKMSPL from the exons ATGCAGACGGGGGCAAGCGTCCCCCCAGAGTGGTCCCTGTCTCCTGAAGAGGGTGAAAAACACTTGCTGACACTACAGACAGTGTGCCTGAaggcagaggcagaggaagaggactTGGAGGGAGTCTGCCAGATAACTGCCCACCCGCAGAAGAGCGTGGTGATAGCGGCGCTGGCCGGGGCAGTTGTGCTGCAGCCTGTGGTGCAGCAGGGGCAGGGTGTGCTGCACAACGTGCCAGCAGGCATGGCTGTAAGTGTGAGGGAAGGTATCTGTGTTTTTTATGACTTAGGGCTGACGCAGATTAACGTTTTGCAAGAAAAAGGGCAAGCAGCGAATTCAGAAAGCAAGCCAACAGAGAAACCACCAGGCATGCTACTGATTGAG gttGACAGAGATAATGATGtcattgcatttgaaaataagGACCAGCAACTGACCTCGTCTgaagaggggggaggaaaggaactTTTTTTCACTCTTGGGGAAACAAAGAGCCAGAGCTTCAAAGCCAGAGATGATTTGTCAGACTCATACGATGAAGGTAAAGAGCAGGAATATGCAACTCCATCAGAACAAACAGTTGTAAGAAATCCCAAGAATCTAAAATTTCAGATTTGTGCTCCGCATCGGGAAAAAG GAGAGAAAGTTTTCAACTGTGGTTTGTGCACGTTCACCTCGCTCAGATTATCAAGTCTTAATCGTCATGTGAAAACCCATTCTGATGAGAAACGTCATGTGTGTCACCTCTGCCTTAAGGCTTTTCGTACAGCTACTCTCCTGCATAACCATGTGAATGTACATACAG GGACCAGACCCTATAAATGTAGTGACTGTGATATGGCATTTGTGACCAGTGGTGAGCTTTCACGACACAGGCGCTACAAGCATACTTTAGAAAAACCTTTCAAGTGTTCAGTGTGTAAATATTCTAGTGTAGAA GCAAGCAAAATGAAACGACATATTCGCTCACATACAGGAGAGCGTCCTTATGCCTGTGACCTTTGCAGTTATGCTAGCAAAGATGCATATAAACTGAAAAGGCACATGATAACTCATTCAG GTGAAAAACCCTATGAGTGTTATGTTTGCCAGGCCAAATTCACTCAAAGTGGTACCATGAAAATCCATATGTTACAGAAGCATGGAGAAATTGTGCCAAAGTACCAGTGTCCACATTGTAGTACCTTTATTGCACGAAGAAGTGACTTGG AATATTTCTATGGAAAGTATATTCATTGTTTTACAG GTGTCCACTTGCGAAATCTGCATTCCTACATGGCAGTGGCAATTAAATGCAGTTACTGTGAAGCTGTTTTTCATGAGCGCTATGCTCTTATTCAGCACAAGAAGACTcatagaaatgaaaaaagattcaAATGTGATCAGTGCAGCTACGCATGTAAGCAG gaGCGACGCTTAATTGTACATAAACGAACCCATACTGGTGAGAAGCCCTTCACTTGCTTGTGCTGCAGTAAAAGCTTTCGACGGAAGCAGCTTCTCACTCTTCATTTTAGGAAGCACCATGATTCTAATATTAAGCCTACAGTTTATGAATGCCCTAAATGTGGTAAGGGCTATTCACTCTGG ttgACCTGGAATTGTTCCAAGATGTCTCCACTGTGA
- the CTCFL gene encoding transcriptional repressor CTCFL isoform X1, translated as MQTGASVPPEWSLSPEEGEKHLLTLQTVCLKAEAEEEDLEGVCQITAHPQKSVVIAALAGAVVLQPVVQQGQGVLHNVPAGMAVSVREGICVFYDLGLTQINVLQEKGQAANSESKPTEKPPGMLLIEVDRDNDVIAFENKDQQLTSSEEGGGKELFFTLGETKSQSFKARDDLSDSYDEGKEQEYATPSEQTVVRNPKNLKFQICAPHREKGEKVFNCGLCTFTSLRLSSLNRHVKTHSDEKRHVCHLCLKAFRTATLLHNHVNVHTGTRPYKCSDCDMAFVTSGELSRHRRYKHTLEKPFKCSVCKYSSVEASKMKRHIRSHTGERPYACDLCSYASKDAYKLKRHMITHSGEKPYECYVCQAKFTQSGTMKIHMLQKHGEIVPKYQCPHCSTFIARRSDLEYFYGKYIHCFTGVHLRNLHSYMAVAIKCSYCEAVFHERYALIQHKKTHRNEKRFKCDQCSYACKQERRLIVHKRTHTGEKPFTCLCCSKSFRRKQLLTLHFRKHHDSNIKPTVYECPKCVDLELFQDVSTVKNEHCASEIVPVLDGIETATPREQKTEMTCEMILNMMDK; from the exons ATGCAGACGGGGGCAAGCGTCCCCCCAGAGTGGTCCCTGTCTCCTGAAGAGGGTGAAAAACACTTGCTGACACTACAGACAGTGTGCCTGAaggcagaggcagaggaagaggactTGGAGGGAGTCTGCCAGATAACTGCCCACCCGCAGAAGAGCGTGGTGATAGCGGCGCTGGCCGGGGCAGTTGTGCTGCAGCCTGTGGTGCAGCAGGGGCAGGGTGTGCTGCACAACGTGCCAGCAGGCATGGCTGTAAGTGTGAGGGAAGGTATCTGTGTTTTTTATGACTTAGGGCTGACGCAGATTAACGTTTTGCAAGAAAAAGGGCAAGCAGCGAATTCAGAAAGCAAGCCAACAGAGAAACCACCAGGCATGCTACTGATTGAG gttGACAGAGATAATGATGtcattgcatttgaaaataagGACCAGCAACTGACCTCGTCTgaagaggggggaggaaaggaactTTTTTTCACTCTTGGGGAAACAAAGAGCCAGAGCTTCAAAGCCAGAGATGATTTGTCAGACTCATACGATGAAGGTAAAGAGCAGGAATATGCAACTCCATCAGAACAAACAGTTGTAAGAAATCCCAAGAATCTAAAATTTCAGATTTGTGCTCCGCATCGGGAAAAAG GAGAGAAAGTTTTCAACTGTGGTTTGTGCACGTTCACCTCGCTCAGATTATCAAGTCTTAATCGTCATGTGAAAACCCATTCTGATGAGAAACGTCATGTGTGTCACCTCTGCCTTAAGGCTTTTCGTACAGCTACTCTCCTGCATAACCATGTGAATGTACATACAG GGACCAGACCCTATAAATGTAGTGACTGTGATATGGCATTTGTGACCAGTGGTGAGCTTTCACGACACAGGCGCTACAAGCATACTTTAGAAAAACCTTTCAAGTGTTCAGTGTGTAAATATTCTAGTGTAGAA GCAAGCAAAATGAAACGACATATTCGCTCACATACAGGAGAGCGTCCTTATGCCTGTGACCTTTGCAGTTATGCTAGCAAAGATGCATATAAACTGAAAAGGCACATGATAACTCATTCAG GTGAAAAACCCTATGAGTGTTATGTTTGCCAGGCCAAATTCACTCAAAGTGGTACCATGAAAATCCATATGTTACAGAAGCATGGAGAAATTGTGCCAAAGTACCAGTGTCCACATTGTAGTACCTTTATTGCACGAAGAAGTGACTTGG AATATTTCTATGGAAAGTATATTCATTGTTTTACAG GTGTCCACTTGCGAAATCTGCATTCCTACATGGCAGTGGCAATTAAATGCAGTTACTGTGAAGCTGTTTTTCATGAGCGCTATGCTCTTATTCAGCACAAGAAGACTcatagaaatgaaaaaagattcaAATGTGATCAGTGCAGCTACGCATGTAAGCAG gaGCGACGCTTAATTGTACATAAACGAACCCATACTGGTGAGAAGCCCTTCACTTGCTTGTGCTGCAGTAAAAGCTTTCGACGGAAGCAGCTTCTCACTCTTCATTTTAGGAAGCACCATGATTCTAATATTAAGCCTACAGTTTATGAATGCCCTAAATGTG ttgACCTGGAATTGTTCCAAGATGTCTCCACTGTGAAAAATGAACATTGCGCCAGTGAGATTGTTCCTGTTTTAGATGGAATAGAAACAGCAACTCCgagagaacagaaaacagaaatgacttGTGAAATGATTCTCAACATGATGGACAAATAA
- the CTCFL gene encoding transcriptional repressor CTCFL isoform X7, producing MQTGASVPPEWSLSPEEGEKHLLTLQTVCLKAEAEEEDLEGVCQITAHPQKSVVIAALAGAVVLQPVVQQGQGVLHNVPAGMAVSVREGICVFYDLGLTQINVLQEKGQAANSESKPTEKPPGMLLIEVDRDNDVIAFENKDQQLTSSEEGGGKELFFTLGETKSQSFKARDDLSDSYDEGKEQEYATPSEQTVVRNPKNLKFQICAPHREKGEKVFNCGLCTFTSLRLSSLNRHVKTHSDEKRHVCHLCLKAFRTATLLHNHVNVHTGTRPYKCSDCDMAFVTSGELSRHRRYKHTLEKPFKCSVCKYSSVEASKMKRHIRSHTGERPYACDLCSYASKDAYKLKRHMITHSGEKPYECYVCQAKFTQSGTMKIHMLQKHGEIVPKYQCPHCSTFIARRSDLGVHLRNLHSYMAVAIKCSYCEAVFHERYALIQHKKTHRNEKRFKCDQCSYACKQERRLIVHKRTHTGEKPFTCLCCSKSFRRKQLLTLHFRKHHDSNIKPTVYECPKCGKGYSLWNNMHKHAENCGLVRAKTATPRKRSKGKNKTHENPKRVKQEVDLELFQDVSTVKNEHCASEIVPVLDGIETATPREQKTEMTCEMILNMMDK from the exons ATGCAGACGGGGGCAAGCGTCCCCCCAGAGTGGTCCCTGTCTCCTGAAGAGGGTGAAAAACACTTGCTGACACTACAGACAGTGTGCCTGAaggcagaggcagaggaagaggactTGGAGGGAGTCTGCCAGATAACTGCCCACCCGCAGAAGAGCGTGGTGATAGCGGCGCTGGCCGGGGCAGTTGTGCTGCAGCCTGTGGTGCAGCAGGGGCAGGGTGTGCTGCACAACGTGCCAGCAGGCATGGCTGTAAGTGTGAGGGAAGGTATCTGTGTTTTTTATGACTTAGGGCTGACGCAGATTAACGTTTTGCAAGAAAAAGGGCAAGCAGCGAATTCAGAAAGCAAGCCAACAGAGAAACCACCAGGCATGCTACTGATTGAG gttGACAGAGATAATGATGtcattgcatttgaaaataagGACCAGCAACTGACCTCGTCTgaagaggggggaggaaaggaactTTTTTTCACTCTTGGGGAAACAAAGAGCCAGAGCTTCAAAGCCAGAGATGATTTGTCAGACTCATACGATGAAGGTAAAGAGCAGGAATATGCAACTCCATCAGAACAAACAGTTGTAAGAAATCCCAAGAATCTAAAATTTCAGATTTGTGCTCCGCATCGGGAAAAAG GAGAGAAAGTTTTCAACTGTGGTTTGTGCACGTTCACCTCGCTCAGATTATCAAGTCTTAATCGTCATGTGAAAACCCATTCTGATGAGAAACGTCATGTGTGTCACCTCTGCCTTAAGGCTTTTCGTACAGCTACTCTCCTGCATAACCATGTGAATGTACATACAG GGACCAGACCCTATAAATGTAGTGACTGTGATATGGCATTTGTGACCAGTGGTGAGCTTTCACGACACAGGCGCTACAAGCATACTTTAGAAAAACCTTTCAAGTGTTCAGTGTGTAAATATTCTAGTGTAGAA GCAAGCAAAATGAAACGACATATTCGCTCACATACAGGAGAGCGTCCTTATGCCTGTGACCTTTGCAGTTATGCTAGCAAAGATGCATATAAACTGAAAAGGCACATGATAACTCATTCAG GTGAAAAACCCTATGAGTGTTATGTTTGCCAGGCCAAATTCACTCAAAGTGGTACCATGAAAATCCATATGTTACAGAAGCATGGAGAAATTGTGCCAAAGTACCAGTGTCCACATTGTAGTACCTTTATTGCACGAAGAAGTGACTTGG GTGTCCACTTGCGAAATCTGCATTCCTACATGGCAGTGGCAATTAAATGCAGTTACTGTGAAGCTGTTTTTCATGAGCGCTATGCTCTTATTCAGCACAAGAAGACTcatagaaatgaaaaaagattcaAATGTGATCAGTGCAGCTACGCATGTAAGCAG gaGCGACGCTTAATTGTACATAAACGAACCCATACTGGTGAGAAGCCCTTCACTTGCTTGTGCTGCAGTAAAAGCTTTCGACGGAAGCAGCTTCTCACTCTTCATTTTAGGAAGCACCATGATTCTAATATTAAGCCTACAGTTTATGAATGCCCTAAATGTGGTAAGGGCTATTCACTCTGG AATAATATGCATAAGCATGCTGAAAATTGTGGATTGGTGAGGGCAAAAACTGCTACACCCAGAAAAAGAAGCAAGggcaaaaataaaacccatgagAACCCAAAGCGTGTTAAGCAAGAAG ttgACCTGGAATTGTTCCAAGATGTCTCCACTGTGAAAAATGAACATTGCGCCAGTGAGATTGTTCCTGTTTTAGATGGAATAGAAACAGCAACTCCgagagaacagaaaacagaaatgacttGTGAAATGATTCTCAACATGATGGACAAATAA